Proteins found in one Bremerella volcania genomic segment:
- a CDS encoding DUF5690 family protein has protein sequence MSPGRGNQSIHDWLQRSSPWVAIAFASVTSFAVYFCMYAFRKPLAVATYQGYEFGDTEIQLKTALVLSQLFGYVVSKYIGVKFCSQLKREHLFVATISLIVFAELALLGFAILPQNWKVLAIFCNGLPLGMVWGLAMRYLEGRRATELLVATLSCSYIVATGFVKDAGRWMMDYVAVDPFWMPFCVGLLFLPPLLLSAWLLDALPRPTAQDLAERSERSAMSSRDQWVFLAHFSIGLVLLSFVYVLLTAFRDFRDNYAIEILKELDLAQIPGIFTQIEFVSAIVITVTLGALSLFRHNRHALLATFSIMLVGSALLGISTLCLQAKWINGLTWMILVGLGAYLAYVPYTVVFDRIFAATRATGTSVFAIYLIDSLGYTGSAVIQLYKDLWEAEQSRLTFFLNFSLAMSVIGFGSLLIGGWYFIREERLARERLTHEPASQEPFPETDPS, from the coding sequence ATGAGCCCAGGCCGCGGCAATCAATCGATTCACGACTGGCTGCAGCGATCGAGCCCCTGGGTGGCGATCGCGTTTGCCTCGGTTACGTCGTTTGCCGTCTACTTCTGCATGTACGCGTTTCGCAAGCCGCTGGCCGTCGCCACTTACCAGGGATACGAGTTTGGCGACACCGAGATTCAACTGAAGACGGCGCTGGTGCTCAGCCAACTGTTTGGTTACGTCGTTTCAAAGTACATCGGCGTGAAGTTTTGTTCGCAGCTGAAGCGCGAGCACCTGTTTGTCGCGACGATCAGCCTGATTGTGTTCGCGGAACTGGCGCTGCTGGGCTTCGCGATTCTGCCGCAAAACTGGAAAGTGCTGGCGATCTTCTGCAATGGGCTTCCGCTGGGCATGGTCTGGGGGCTGGCCATGCGCTATCTGGAAGGGCGCCGGGCAACCGAACTTCTGGTCGCCACGCTAAGCTGCTCGTACATCGTCGCCACCGGCTTCGTCAAAGATGCCGGCCGCTGGATGATGGACTACGTGGCGGTCGACCCGTTCTGGATGCCCTTTTGTGTGGGGCTTTTGTTTCTGCCTCCGCTGCTCCTTTCGGCCTGGCTGTTGGATGCCTTGCCGAGACCGACGGCCCAAGACCTGGCCGAACGGAGCGAACGCAGCGCGATGTCGTCCCGCGATCAGTGGGTGTTTCTCGCACATTTCTCAATCGGGCTGGTCCTGTTGAGCTTTGTGTACGTGCTGCTGACCGCGTTTCGCGACTTTCGAGATAACTACGCGATTGAGATCCTCAAAGAGCTGGATCTCGCGCAGATCCCTGGCATCTTCACGCAGATCGAGTTCGTCAGCGCGATCGTTATCACGGTGACGCTCGGGGCGTTGAGCCTGTTTCGGCACAATCGCCACGCGCTGCTGGCGACCTTCTCGATCATGCTGGTCGGCTCGGCACTACTGGGAATCAGCACGCTTTGTCTGCAAGCCAAGTGGATAAACGGACTGACGTGGATGATCCTGGTCGGTCTGGGGGCCTATCTGGCGTACGTCCCTTACACGGTCGTGTTCGATCGAATCTTCGCCGCGACCAGGGCAACCGGAACTTCCGTCTTCGCGATCTACCTGATCGACTCGCTGGGGTACACCGGTTCGGCCGTCATTCAGCTTTACAAGGACCTTTGGGAAGCGGAGCAGTCGCGGCTGACCTTCTTTTTGAACTTCTCATTGGCCATGTCGGTGATCGGATTTGGTTCGCTACTGATTGGCGGATGGTATTTCATTCGCGAAGAACGCTTGGCGCGAGAGCGACTGACGCACGAGCCAGCTTCGCAGGAACCCTTCCCGGAAACCGATCCTTCTTGA
- a CDS encoding polyphosphate kinase 2 family protein — MDYYEHFRIAPGSKLDLDKFDPVCKDLHDDRDLAETEMLRLRDRLRQLQYSLYAERKRSVLICLQGRDAAGKDGTIRHVFRAMNPQGCRVFSFKVPSKVEAEHDFLWRHHLVTPQLGHIAVFNRSHYEEVLVQRVHNMVPKEVWKRRYDEINNFERMLANNGTHILKFYLHIDPEEQLERFKKRLDSPHKHWKISDADYAERPFWDDYTDAYEDALSKCSTDYAPWFAIPSNRKWFRSYVVLKILIAAFESFNMSFPETSVDLDEIRRLYHQEKKKENGS; from the coding sequence ATGGACTACTACGAACACTTCCGCATTGCGCCGGGCAGTAAGCTCGACCTCGATAAGTTTGATCCTGTCTGCAAAGACCTCCACGACGATCGCGACCTGGCGGAAACCGAAATGCTACGGCTGCGCGACCGACTTCGCCAGCTGCAATATTCGCTGTATGCCGAACGGAAGCGATCGGTACTGATCTGCCTGCAAGGACGTGACGCAGCCGGTAAGGACGGCACGATTCGGCACGTCTTTCGCGCGATGAATCCGCAAGGGTGCCGCGTGTTCAGTTTCAAAGTGCCCAGCAAGGTCGAAGCGGAGCACGACTTTCTCTGGCGGCATCACCTGGTCACGCCACAGCTCGGACACATCGCCGTCTTCAATCGTTCGCACTACGAGGAAGTCCTCGTCCAGCGCGTGCATAACATGGTGCCCAAAGAAGTCTGGAAACGGCGCTACGACGAAATCAACAACTTCGAGCGAATGCTCGCCAACAATGGCACCCACATCTTGAAGTTCTATCTGCACATCGACCCGGAAGAACAACTCGAGCGTTTCAAGAAGCGCCTCGATTCGCCCCACAAGCATTGGAAGATCAGCGACGCCGATTACGCGGAACGCCCCTTCTGGGACGACTACACCGATGCCTACGAAGATGCCTTGTCCAAATGCAGCACCGACTATGCTCCTTGGTTTGCGATCCCCTCGAATCGTAAGTGGTTTCGTAGTTACGTCGTCCTAAAAATCCTGATCGCGGCGTTCGAGTCGTTCAACATGAGCTTCCCTGAAACCAGCGTCGATCTGGACGAGATCCGCCGGCTTTATCACCAGGAAAAGAAAAAGGAGAACGGCTCGTAG
- a CDS encoding PSD1 and planctomycete cytochrome C domain-containing protein — MCAVPYPNLIRSISPWFLLLLLAPPLLAGDQEGESLFVRRIAPLMAEKCLACHGQNEDEIEGGLDMRSLAALHAGGDSGEASIVAGKPEESPLMLAIGRDDFSWSAMPPKEAEKLTAEQIGWFRRWIALGAPWPDEARAAEINAQYADKWSAEDGITVETVGALSQEWANRKYKPEALWAYQPVRKPNVPDVGAAHPIDAFLLAKMPEGLKGAPPVDRRTLIRRATFDLIGLPPSPQEIEAFVSDPSSDEVAFTKVIDRLLASPHYGERMAQHWLDVARYADSSGFANDYERGNAWRYRDYVVRSFNEDKPYDQFIREQIAGDELNPDNSEAIVATGFLRMGPWELTGMEVEKVARQRFLDDVTNSVGETFLAHSLQCARCHDHKFDPVPTHDYYAIQAVFATTQLAERKAPFLEIENTDGFDEKKYLQSRRTEYSQTLKQLDEKQLEAAQAWYAENKIDPARWNETLDKQKGKQDFGAARQTLMRQKVPESEIPPKHVGFAPEDYGNERVARKGLQRLKWEEERYQPYALAVYSGKTPTLKSVYAPLRVPANPMQSGELEQTCILTGGDPFSPSAPVEPGILSVLDEVEHPAIPTHIEGRRAAFAQWVASAENPLTTRTVVNRIWLWHMGQPIAGNPNNFGSTGKRPTHPQLLDWLAATFVESGWSFKAMHRQIMLSEAYRRSCEHPSFDSLDEKDPLGTSYAAFTPRRLTASELRDAMLFATGELNPKLGGIPNRPEINMEAAMQPRQVMGTFASAWTPNPLPEQRQRRSLYSLKIRGLPDPFREVFNAPGPDFSCEMRSESTVTPQVFALFNGKATYDRALALANRVTTEGHTGKDAIDRVFQLTFGRLPTESERIACQKHWQAMEAIQSGRELTEAEVPLVVRRDAVEENTGEKFSFDETLHAYQDFVPDLQPHEVDAKTRALADVCLAILNSNEFVYVY, encoded by the coding sequence ATGTGCGCGGTCCCCTACCCTAACCTTATCCGCTCGATCAGTCCCTGGTTCCTTTTGCTTCTGCTGGCACCGCCGTTGTTGGCTGGTGATCAGGAAGGGGAATCGCTGTTCGTGCGCCGCATTGCGCCCCTGATGGCCGAGAAGTGCCTGGCATGTCACGGGCAAAACGAAGACGAGATCGAAGGGGGGCTCGATATGCGGTCGCTGGCCGCGCTACATGCGGGAGGCGATAGCGGCGAGGCGAGTATCGTCGCCGGCAAGCCGGAAGAAAGCCCGCTGATGCTTGCCATTGGCCGCGATGACTTCAGCTGGTCGGCCATGCCGCCGAAGGAAGCCGAAAAATTGACGGCCGAGCAGATCGGCTGGTTCCGACGCTGGATCGCCCTGGGAGCCCCTTGGCCCGACGAAGCCAGGGCAGCAGAAATCAACGCCCAGTATGCCGACAAGTGGTCGGCCGAAGACGGCATCACGGTCGAAACGGTCGGAGCCCTTTCCCAGGAATGGGCTAACCGCAAATACAAACCGGAAGCCCTGTGGGCCTACCAGCCGGTCCGCAAGCCGAACGTGCCGGACGTCGGGGCCGCTCATCCGATCGATGCGTTCCTGTTGGCGAAGATGCCCGAGGGCCTGAAAGGTGCGCCTCCGGTCGATCGGCGGACGCTCATCCGCCGGGCCACGTTCGACCTGATCGGTCTGCCCCCCAGCCCGCAGGAGATCGAAGCGTTCGTCAGCGATCCTTCGTCCGACGAAGTCGCGTTTACCAAGGTGATCGACCGCCTGTTGGCCTCACCCCACTATGGCGAGCGGATGGCACAGCACTGGCTGGACGTGGCCCGCTACGCCGACAGCTCTGGCTTTGCCAACGACTACGAACGGGGCAACGCGTGGCGCTATCGCGATTACGTCGTCCGCAGCTTCAACGAAGACAAGCCGTACGACCAGTTCATCCGCGAGCAGATTGCCGGAGACGAACTGAACCCGGACAACTCCGAAGCGATCGTCGCGACCGGTTTTCTGAGAATGGGACCGTGGGAATTGACCGGCATGGAAGTCGAAAAGGTCGCCCGGCAGCGTTTCCTCGACGACGTGACTAATAGCGTTGGCGAAACGTTCCTGGCCCATTCGCTGCAATGTGCGCGTTGCCACGACCATAAGTTCGATCCGGTGCCGACGCATGACTATTACGCGATTCAAGCGGTCTTCGCCACCACGCAATTGGCCGAGCGAAAAGCACCTTTCCTCGAGATCGAAAACACCGATGGCTTCGACGAAAAGAAGTACCTCCAATCGCGGCGGACGGAATACTCTCAGACCCTGAAGCAACTCGACGAAAAGCAATTGGAAGCCGCCCAGGCCTGGTATGCCGAAAACAAGATCGATCCCGCCAGGTGGAACGAGACGCTCGACAAGCAAAAGGGCAAGCAGGACTTCGGAGCCGCGCGCCAGACGTTGATGCGTCAGAAGGTTCCCGAAAGTGAAATTCCTCCCAAGCACGTTGGCTTCGCGCCGGAAGACTACGGCAACGAACGCGTGGCCCGTAAAGGCCTGCAGCGACTGAAGTGGGAAGAGGAACGTTACCAGCCGTACGCCCTGGCGGTTTACAGCGGCAAGACGCCGACGCTTAAGTCGGTATATGCTCCGCTACGTGTGCCAGCCAACCCGATGCAGTCCGGCGAACTCGAACAGACCTGCATCCTGACCGGCGGCGATCCCTTCAGCCCATCCGCGCCGGTCGAGCCTGGCATACTCAGTGTGCTGGATGAAGTCGAGCACCCGGCCATTCCCACGCACATCGAAGGACGCCGCGCGGCGTTTGCCCAGTGGGTGGCCAGCGCCGAAAACCCACTCACCACGCGCACGGTCGTCAATCGCATCTGGCTGTGGCACATGGGTCAGCCGATCGCCGGTAATCCGAACAACTTTGGTTCCACCGGCAAGCGGCCGACCCATCCGCAGTTGCTCGATTGGCTGGCCGCCACGTTCGTCGAGTCAGGCTGGTCGTTCAAAGCGATGCATCGCCAGATCATGCTTAGCGAGGCATATCGCCGGTCGTGCGAACATCCCAGCTTCGATTCGCTCGACGAGAAAGATCCCCTCGGCACCTCGTACGCCGCGTTCACCCCACGGCGACTGACCGCTTCCGAGCTGCGCGACGCAATGCTGTTTGCGACCGGCGAACTGAACCCGAAGCTGGGGGGCATACCGAACCGACCCGAGATCAACATGGAAGCCGCCATGCAGCCGCGGCAAGTGATGGGAACGTTCGCATCGGCCTGGACCCCCAATCCCCTGCCCGAGCAGCGTCAACGGCGATCGCTTTACAGCTTGAAGATTCGCGGCCTGCCCGATCCGTTCCGCGAAGTCTTCAACGCCCCAGGCCCAGACTTCTCGTGCGAGATGCGCAGCGAGTCGACCGTCACGCCGCAGGTGTTTGCCCTGTTCAACGGCAAAGCCACCTACGACCGCGCCCTGGCATTGGCCAATCGCGTGACCACAGAAGGCCACACGGGTAAGGACGCGATCGACCGCGTGTTCCAGCTGACCTTCGGGCGTTTGCCAACGGAAAGTGAACGCATCGCTTGCCAGAAGCACTGGCAAGCGATGGAGGCGATTCAAAGCGGTCGCGAACTGACCGAGGCCGAAGTACCCCTGGTCGTCCGCCGCGATGCGGTCGAAGAGAACACCGGCGAGAAGTTCTCGTTTGACGAAACCTTGCACGCCTACCAAGACTTCGTGCCTGACCTTCAGCCGCATGAGGTCGACGCGAAGACCCGAGCCCTGGCCGACGTTTGTCTGGCGATCTTGAATTCCAACGAGTTTGTCTATGTCTACTAA
- a CDS encoding DUF1501 domain-containing protein: MSTNPLPKRREFLYGLGASLGSVAFSSLLAAEENKAVGTEPRQGHLPAKAKNCIFLTMEGGPSHIDTFDPKPKLAQLHLQEFTRSGEQKSAMESGKRYYVQSPFQFKKVGQSGADMAENWRHLAGVADEICFFRGCQVDSVNHPTAMYQLNCGNRFGGDPGVGAWVNYGLGSENQNLPGFIVLPEVSYPQGGAANWSNGYLPAQFQGTPLRPKGSPILDLFPPEGITAEHQRKNLDLIAQLNQQHQKRHSYHDELGARMESYELAFRMQMQVPGVLDLKQEPQETLDLYGVGKEPTDSFGRKCLLARKLVQQGVRFVQLYHGSWDSHDYIERAHGNLVHAVDQPIAALIADLKRTGLLDETLIVWCGEFGRTPDNGVRGGTAYGRDHNPHAMTYWLAGGGVNAGHTIGATDETGMQAVENVAHIRDFHVTLLRLLGLDDNKLTYYHAGRFKQLSQFGGKVIPELIA; encoded by the coding sequence ATGTCTACTAACCCACTGCCCAAGCGACGTGAATTCCTGTATGGCCTGGGTGCCAGCCTGGGGAGCGTTGCGTTCAGCTCGCTACTAGCGGCCGAAGAAAACAAGGCCGTAGGGACCGAGCCGCGCCAAGGTCACCTGCCGGCCAAGGCCAAGAACTGCATCTTCCTGACCATGGAAGGCGGTCCGTCCCACATCGATACGTTCGATCCGAAGCCGAAGCTTGCGCAGCTGCACCTGCAGGAGTTCACCCGCAGCGGCGAGCAGAAGTCGGCGATGGAAAGTGGCAAACGCTACTACGTGCAAAGCCCCTTCCAGTTTAAGAAGGTGGGCCAGTCCGGCGCCGACATGGCCGAAAACTGGCGGCATCTGGCAGGCGTGGCCGACGAGATCTGCTTCTTCCGCGGCTGCCAGGTCGACAGCGTCAATCATCCGACCGCCATGTACCAACTCAACTGTGGCAACCGCTTCGGTGGCGACCCTGGCGTCGGAGCGTGGGTCAACTACGGACTCGGTTCCGAGAACCAAAACCTCCCAGGCTTCATCGTGCTGCCGGAAGTCAGTTATCCGCAAGGAGGCGCGGCGAACTGGAGCAACGGGTACCTTCCGGCCCAGTTCCAGGGAACGCCGCTGCGTCCGAAGGGATCGCCGATTCTCGATCTCTTCCCGCCCGAGGGGATCACGGCCGAGCATCAGCGAAAGAACCTCGACCTGATCGCTCAGCTCAACCAGCAGCATCAGAAGCGGCATTCCTACCACGACGAGCTGGGTGCCCGGATGGAAAGCTACGAGCTGGCCTTCCGCATGCAGATGCAGGTACCCGGCGTGCTGGACCTGAAGCAGGAACCCCAGGAAACGCTCGACCTGTACGGCGTCGGCAAGGAGCCCACCGATTCGTTCGGCCGCAAGTGCCTGTTGGCTAGAAAGCTCGTCCAGCAAGGCGTGCGATTCGTGCAGCTGTATCACGGCTCGTGGGACAGTCACGACTACATCGAGCGGGCCCACGGTAACCTGGTGCACGCCGTCGATCAGCCCATCGCCGCGCTGATCGCCGATTTGAAACGCACCGGGCTACTGGATGAGACCCTGATCGTCTGGTGCGGCGAATTCGGCCGCACGCCTGACAATGGCGTCCGCGGCGGCACCGCCTACGGCCGCGATCACAACCCGCACGCAATGACCTACTGGCTGGCCGGCGGCGGCGTGAACGCCGGACACACGATCGGCGCGACCGACGAAACCGGCATGCAGGCCGTCGAGAACGTCGCCCATATCCGCGACTTCCACGTGACCCTTTTGCGTTTGCTAGGCCTCGACGACAACAAGCTGACCTATTACCACGCCGGGCGGTTCAAGCAGCTGAGCCAATTCGGTGGGAAGGTGATTCCAGAGCTGATTGCTTAA
- a CDS encoding DUF1552 domain-containing protein, translating into MRRRFTRRTLLRGLGVSMALPWMESIPVWADAANAKASEAPLRFGVMFSGNGFHKDHFWAKGNGAEMETGQVLAPLAEHREKMVFIRGLYNAEALKGNIHSSQTGNLLSGAALSSGGEIRSGTSIDQIIAQHNSHATKVPSLVLGCEKSNPSVHKNYSMLYSSHISWSSPTTPTPLELYPALAFDRLFQEGARREDKSVLDAILEDAKDLRRSISDSDRRKLDEYLDSVRDVEQRIERAGKRGEMQGWKPSLDKPNMARPADGIPQDIAEHMRLMCDVMVLAFQTDATRVCTLKLNNDHSSLRFSNLGIDYMIHHLLSHQESDDWLKVNQFFLKQVAYVAKKLDASQEGERTTLDNSLILFCSSMLTGSHDATKLPVVLLGKAGGKLETGRTLDYLDQPNRKMCSLYLSLLDKFGVQLDAFGDSAERLVEV; encoded by the coding sequence ATGAGACGACGCTTCACACGACGTACGCTGCTTCGCGGGCTGGGCGTAAGCATGGCCTTGCCGTGGATGGAATCGATTCCTGTCTGGGCCGATGCCGCAAATGCCAAGGCCAGCGAAGCGCCGCTGCGGTTTGGCGTGATGTTCTCTGGCAATGGGTTCCATAAAGATCACTTCTGGGCCAAGGGCAATGGCGCCGAGATGGAGACCGGCCAGGTGCTGGCTCCACTGGCCGAGCACCGCGAGAAGATGGTATTCATTCGCGGACTGTACAACGCCGAGGCCTTGAAAGGAAACATCCATAGCTCGCAGACCGGCAACCTGCTTTCCGGCGCAGCCCTTTCGTCCGGGGGCGAAATCCGCTCCGGCACCAGCATCGATCAGATCATCGCCCAGCATAACAGCCACGCCACGAAGGTCCCGAGCCTGGTGCTGGGGTGCGAGAAGTCGAACCCGTCGGTGCACAAGAATTACTCGATGCTGTACAGCTCGCACATTTCATGGAGTTCGCCGACGACGCCGACCCCGCTCGAGCTTTACCCGGCGCTCGCGTTCGACCGGCTCTTTCAGGAAGGAGCCAGACGCGAAGACAAGAGCGTGCTCGATGCGATTTTGGAAGACGCGAAAGACCTGCGCCGCAGCATCAGCGATTCCGATCGGCGAAAGCTCGACGAGTACCTGGACTCGGTCCGCGACGTCGAGCAGCGGATCGAAAGGGCTGGCAAGCGGGGCGAAATGCAAGGGTGGAAGCCGTCGCTGGATAAGCCCAACATGGCCCGCCCGGCCGATGGCATCCCGCAGGATATCGCCGAACACATGCGGCTGATGTGCGACGTCATGGTGCTCGCTTTTCAAACCGATGCGACCCGCGTTTGCACCTTGAAGCTGAACAACGATCACTCGTCGCTGCGGTTCTCGAACCTGGGGATCGACTACATGATCCATCACCTGCTGTCGCACCAGGAATCGGACGACTGGCTGAAGGTCAACCAGTTCTTCCTCAAGCAGGTCGCCTATGTGGCCAAGAAACTCGATGCCAGCCAGGAAGGGGAGCGAACGACACTCGACAACTCGCTGATCCTGTTCTGCTCAAGCATGCTCACCGGCAGCCACGATGCGACCAAGCTGCCGGTCGTGCTGCTGGGCAAAGCAGGCGGCAAACTCGAAACCGGGCGAACACTCGACTACCTCGACCAGCCGAACCGCAAGATGTGCAGCTTGTACTTGTCGCTGCTGGACAAGTTCGGCGTGCAGCTGGACGCGTTTGGGGATTCGGCTGAACGGTTGGTGGAGGTTTAA